The Siansivirga zeaxanthinifaciens CC-SAMT-1 region GGCGACCAAAAAAATACTATGCGAATCATCTAGAGGCCAATGCTGTTGGACAGGTTGATATTTTGGTTGGTGCATTTATGTTTTTAAAGAAAACCGTTTTTGATGAAGTACAAGGTTTTGACGAAGATTATTTTATGTATGGCGAAGATATCGATTTGTCGTACAAGGTTTTAAAGGCGGGCTATAAAAATTACTATTTTGGAGAATTAACGGCGATTCATTTTAAAGGCGAAAGTACATTAAAAGATAAGCATTATGCCAGAAGGTTTTATGGTGCCATGCAAATTTTTTATGAAAAACATTTTAAAACAAACCTGTTTTTTGATTTGGTTGTTTGGCTTGGCATCAAGTTTTTCTATTTCTTCAGGAAAATTCCAAAAATTCACAAAAAGAATATTTCTAATTATGTTCTCATTTCAGATGAAATAAATGAAAATCTAAAGAATTCTTTAAAAAAACCATTGGTATTAAAGGATAAGTTAGATATAAACGAAGACAATATTGAGGTTATTTTGGACGGGAATTTTTTATCTTACAAAAAAATTATCCAACTCATTGAAGATAATTTTATAAGGAATAAAAAAGTGACTTATAAGATTTTACCCGAAAAATCTAAATTTATATTGGGTAGTGATAGCGGATTTGTAAGAGGTGAAATTCTAAAGTTTAAATAGTTTTAGTTGAAAATTATTTAAAGGATTCCATGATTTTTAAGTAATTTTGCAAACGGAATTAAAAAAGTAAGTATTACATTGTAAATATGGCAAGATTTGAACTGAAATTACCAAAAATGGGAGAAAGTGTTGCAGAAGCAACCATAACATCTTGGTTAAAAGAAGTTGGAGATACTGTAGAATTAGATGAAGCTGTACTTGAAATCGCAACCGATAAAGTCGATAGCGAAGTACCAAGTGAAGAAGAAGGTATCTTAGTTGAAAAATTATTTAAAGTAAATGATGTAGTTCAGGTAGGTCAGGTTGTTGCCATTATAGAAACAAGTTCTAATACGCCAAATAAAAATTTAGAAATAGAAACAGAGTCTACACAAAATGTAGATTACCAAGATACCGTTTCAATAGATAAAGTCGTAGAAACTATTGTAAAAGCTAGAGAAGTTTTAGAGCCTGTCGTTTCTACTGATGATAGATTCTATTCGCCTTTAGTAAGAAACATAGCTAAAGAAGAAGGTGTTTCTCAAGAAGAATTAGATGCTTTAAAAGGAACAGGTAAAGATGGCCGTGTTACAAAAAATGATATATTAGATTACGTAGCTAATAGAGGTAATTTAAAACTTGACGCTTCTATAAAAGAAGTGCAACCCGCTCAAACACCACCAAAAGCAGAGGCGGTTGTTCAAGCGGACGTGCCTCAGGAAAGAGTTGTTGAAGCAAAAGTAAATAACGAAAAAGTAGTTGAAGTTGTTTCTTCTGAAAAGGAAGCGACAAAAACCTTGCTTACAAACAGTGGCGACGAAATAATTGAAATGACCCGTATGGGAAAAATTATTTCTCATCATATGATGGAATCTATTAATACTTCGGCTCATGTGCAAAGTTTTATTGAAGCCGATGTCACCAATGTTTGGAAATGGCGCGCAAAAGTTAAAGATGCCTTTGCTAAGCGCGAAGGCGAAAATTTAACCTTTACTCCAATTTTTATGGAGGTAATTGCCAAAGCACTTCGTGATTATCCATTAATGAATATCTCACTAGAAGGAGATAAAATAATTAAAAAGAAACATATAAATTTAGGAATGGCAGCAGCGTTGCCGGATGGAAATTTAATTGTTCCTGTAATAAAAAATGCCGATCAGCTTAATTTGGTTGGAATGACAAAACAGGTTAACGACCTGGCTAACAGAGCGAGAACTAATAAACTAAAACCAGACGAGATACAAGGTGGAACTTATACAGTTACCAATGTAGGTAGTTTTGGAAGTATTATGGGAACACCTATTATTAATCAGCCACAAGTTGGAATATTAGCCTTAGGAGCCATAAGAAAAATGCCTGCGGTAATTGAAACACCCGAAGGCGATTTTATAGGTATTCGTTATAAAATGATTTTATCGCACTCTTACGATCATCGCGTTGTTAATGGCGCTCTTGGTGGTATGTTTGTGAAAGCCGTTAAAGATTATTTAGAAGCTTGGGATATGAAAAGAGAAATTTAAAGTTTTTCTCTTACTGCCTCTAATAAATCACTTTTCGATTCAATTTTAGTGTACAATGAATCATTTATTTTGAAAACGGGTAAATGCGAGGTTTCTTTTATTTTGTTTGTTTTCAATTCATTAGCAAGTCTAATTAAGTTAAGTGTATCATTGCTAATGTTGTATTCTTGATATTTCAACCCATTATTATTTAAAATAGTTTTTAAATCATTACACAAAACGCAATGGTCTTTGGTGAACATAGTTATGGTTTTGTTTTTTAAAGATTCGTCTATTTTAAAGTTAATATCCTGTTTGTCTTTTCTTAATGAAAAGTCATAGCTAACTTCATTAACAATAAATGTAGAATTGTATATACCTGCTTTTCCGTCTAGTAAAACCATAGTAAGTAGTTTGGTTTCAGAATTAGGAGGTAAAGTTTTTAAAATCGGTCTTAAGCTGGTTCGTCTGTAATCATCGGTTGTTACTCTTAAAAAAACATCATAACTTATAGAGTCCTTGTTAACAGCAATAAGTTCTAATCTTTTTCCTGTCTTCTTTTCTTTTAAACTAACAAATTTATGTTGGTTTTGGGCAATTAACGATGTAGTGAAGAGTAAAATAAAAAGGGAAATACTGAGAGATTTCATTAGATTTATTAATATAAATTACGAATTTAGCGAAAAAATAAAAGTTTATTTTTAAAAACTCGAACAAAAGTAATGCAATTAAATTTAACCAAACCCATTTGTTTTTTCGATTTAGAGACAACAGGTGTTAACATCACAACCGATAGAATCGTCGAAATTTCAATACTAAAAGTCTATCCTAACGGTAAAGAAGAGAGTAAAACTTGGGTGGTGAATCCTACGATTCCTATTCCTAAAGAAGTTACGGCTATCCATGGTATATCAAACGAAGATGTGACCGATAAACCAACATTTAAGGAAATTTCAAAAGAAGTTTATAATATGATAAAGGATTCAGATTTGGGTGGATTTAATTCCAACAGATTTGATATTCCGCTTCTGGCAGAAGAATTATTGCGCTCGGAAATAGATTTTGATATGAAAAATCGTGTAGCCATAGATGTGCAAACTATTTTTCATAAAATGGAACAACGCACCCTTTCTGCAGCCTATAAATTTTATTGCAACGAAGAATTGGTAGGAGCTCATGGCGCCGAAGCAGACACAAAAGCGACTTACGAAGTTTTAAAAGCGCAAATTGCCAAGTATGATGAAATAGAAAATGATACCAAATTTTTAGCAGATTTTAGTTCAAGAAAACAATTTGCAGATTTTGCGGGATTTATTGTTTATAATAAAAATGGCGATGAATGTTTTTCTTTCGGAAAGCATAAAGGTAAATTAGTTACAGAGGTTTTAGAAAGTGAACCAGGTTATTTTGGGTGGTTACTAAACGCAGACTTCCCATTGTATACCAAAAAAGTACTCACATCTATTAAGTTGAGAAATTTTAATAACAAATTAGGTTGAGTTCAATTTCATCTAATAAATTATAATAAAAATGAAAATCATTTGTATTGGTAGAAATTATACCGAACATATAAAAGAATTGGAGAATGAAAAACCAACAGATCCCGTTGTTTTTTTAAAACCAGACACTTCAATATTACTAAAAAAACAACCTTTCTTTATTCCAGATTTTTCAAATGATGTGCATTATGAAGTTGAAATTCTTGTAAAAATTAATAGAATTGGAAAGCACATAGACAGGAAATTTGCACACAAATATTACGATGAAATAGGTTTGGGCATCGACTTTACCGCCCGCGATTTACAAGCAAGGTTAAAAGAAAAAGGTTTGCCTTGGGAAAAAGCAAAAGCTTTCGATGGTTCGGCTGTAATAGGCAATTGGTTGCCTGTTTCTAATTTTTCTGATGTCAATGCTATTGAATTTTCCTTAAAAAAAAATGAAAATATTGTACAATTAGGAAATACAAGCCACATGCTTTGGAAAATTGATGAACTTATCGAATATATTTCAAAATATTTCACTTTAAAGATAGGAGATATTATATTTACGGGTACACCTTCTGGAGTAGGTAAGGTTGAAGCTAATGATAAGCTAAAAGGATTTATAGGAACTCAAGAAATGTTTTCAATAACAGTTAAATAAATGGAACAACATTATAAATTAATTAGAGTAAGAGAGTTGGCAGATAACGATGAAGAATTTGTAGCAACCTTGGTTGGTGCTTTTCTTGAAGAGGTTCCAGAAGATGCCGAACGATTAAAAAAAGCTGTAGCAGATAAAAATTATTTTGAAGCGTATCAAGCAGCACATAAAATGAAACCAACGATTGATTTGTTTGAACTTGGCGTGCTTGATATTTTAATAGAGGTACAAGATTGGGGCAAATTTGAAAAAAAGGAAATGGATATCACAAATCAATTGCATACGGTTTTAACTGCGGTAGAAAATACCGTTAACGAAATGAAATTAGATTTTAATTTATAAGAATGCTAGCAGAAATTATTACTATAGGAGATGAGTTGTTAATTGGTCAGGTGATTGATACAAACTCGGCTTTTATAGCGAAACAACTTAATAAAATTGGAATTTCTGTATACCAAATCACTTCGGTTCAAGACGATAAAGAACATATTATTAGAGCATTAACCGATGCTGAAACTCGTGTTGATATTGTTATTTTAACAGGTGGTTTAGGACCCACAAAAGACGATATTACAAAAAAAACAATTGCCGAATATTTTAATGATACTTTAGTAGTATCTGATGCTGTCTTGAAAAATATAGAAAATATTTGGGCTACACACGTGCGCGGGCATCTACTGCAAGTTAATAAAGATCAAGCTCTTGTGCCTTCAAAATCTAAGGTATTAATGAATCTTTTAGGTACCGCTCCTGGTATGTGGATGGAAAAAGGAGATAAAGTTTTTATATCGCTTCCGGGTGTTCCCCATGAAATGAATGCCTTAATTACCGGGGAAGTTATTCCGAAGTTAAAAAGCAAATTTAATTGTCCGTATATACTTCATAAAACCTTATTGGTGTATGGTCTTGGAGAAAGTGCTCTAGCCGAACGTATTGAAACTTGGGAAAACGAGCTGCCTAAAAACATCAAATTAGCGTATTTGCCAAGTTTGGGTAAAATGCGTTTAAGATTATCTTCTAAAGGATCGAGTCAAATGGAAGTTATTAAAGGTGTTGAAGATCAAATTCAAAAAGTAATTCCTTTAATTAAAGATGAATTTGCAGGTTTCGAAGGTGATGAAGGTTCAGTTGAATTGGTTATAGCCAATCAATTAACCAAATTAGAAAAAACATTGGCCATTGCCGAAAGTTGTACCGGCGGTAAAATCGCTGAACAATTTACAGCCAATTCTGGAGCATCATCTTACTTTAAAGGCGGTGTGGTTACCTATTCTACAGAATCGAAAATGAATCTTCTGGGGGTTTCTAAAGAAGATATTGATGCGCATTCTGTTGTAAGTAAGGTTGTTTGTGAGGCTATGGCAGCAAATGCGCTTAAATTATTTAATTCAGATTATGCCGTTGCTACCACAGGAAATGCAGGTCCAACCAAAGGAGAATCTGAAGCAGAAGTTGGAACCGTTTTCGTTGCTATTGCAACAAAAAACGGCGTTTATTCAGATAAATTTATGTTGGGAAATCAAAGAATTAAAGTCATTGATAAAGCGGTAAATAAGGCTTTGGAAATGCTATTAAAAGAAATTTTTAAAAATTGATAAAAATTAAGTTGCTATAAAGCAAAGTATTTGTATATTTGCACCTCGATTTTAAGCAACAAGAAATTTAAAGTTATATAGAATGTCAAGAGTTTGTGAACTTACAGGAAAGAAGGCAATGGTTGGAAACAACGTGTCTCATGCATTAAATAGAACTAAACGCAAATTTAACGCGAATTTAGTAAAGAAACGTTTTTACATTCCAGAAGAAGACAGCTGGATAACTTTAAAGGTTTCTACATCTGCACTAAAAACTATTAACAAGATAGGTATTTCTGCGGCACTTAAAGATGCAAAGTCTAAAGGATTTTTAAAATAATAGCCACATTAATAAGTAAAGAAAATGGCAAAGAAAGGTAATAGAATACAGGTAATTTTAGAATGTACTGAGCATAAAGAATCTGGACAACCAGGAACTTCAAGATACGTTACAACTAAAAATAAAAAGAATACGCCAGACAGAATGGAGATTAAAAAATTTAATCCAATTCTTAAGCGTATGACTGTTCATAAAGAAATTAAATAATTTAGAATTTTACAATTGTAAATTCCAAATAAAAAACATTTGAATCATGGCAAAGAAAACAGTAGCATCGTTACAAACATCTTCTAAAAGATTAACAAAAGCTATCAAAATGGTGAAATCACCAAAAACAGGAGCTTATATGTTTGTAGAGTCTATTATGGCTCCAGAATTTGTAGATGACTTTTTAAAAGAAAAATAAAATTTTCTTTTTTACAATATTTAAAGCTGCTTTCTTATTAGAAAGCAGCTTTTTTATATTTATATTTGAAGTGTACTGTCAAAATAACAGTATTAATTTATGGTAAGATAATTGTTTGGCAATTAAGTGTTTTTGTATGTAATACAATATCATTTTTAGTTAAATAAATTTAGTAATCAACCAATCGAATAAGACATGAGTTTTTTTAAAAAAATATTTTCTTCAGAAAAAAAAGAAACCTTAGATAAAGGACTTGAAAAATCTAAAACTAGTTTTTTTGGGAAATTAAGTAAAGCCGTTGCAGGTAAATCTAAAGTAGATGATGAGGTTTTAGATAATTTAGAAGAAGTACTTGTTTCTAGTGATGTAGGCGTTAATACGACACTTAAAATTATTGAGCGTATTGAAGAACGTGTATCTAAAGATAAATATTTAGGAACAGACGAGCTTAATGTTATTTTGCGTGAAGAAATTGCTGGATTATTAAGTGAAACCAATGTAGGAGAGGAAACAGAGTTTAATATTCCACAAGCTAATAAACCGCATGTAATTATGGTGGTTGGTGTTAATGGTGTTGGTAAAACAACAACCATTGGCAAATTAGCTTATCAATTTAAAAAACAAGGACTTAATGTTGTTTTAGGTGCAGCCGATACTTTTAGAGCGGCAGCAATCGATCAGTTGCAAGTATGGGCCGATCGAGTAGGTGTTCCTTTGGTTAAACAATCTATGGGTAGTGATCCGGCTTCTGTTGCTTTCGATACATTAAAAAGCGCTGTGAGTCAAAATGCCGATGTTGTTATTATCGATACCGCTGGTCGTTTGCACAATAAAATAAATTTAATGAACGAGCTTACCAAGGTAAAGCGTGTCATGCAAAAAGTAGTAGATCATTCTCCACACGATGTTTTGTTGGTTTTAGATGGCTCTACGGGACAGAATGCCTTCGAACAAGCCAAGCAATTTACTTCTGCTACCGAGGTTACATCTTTAGCTGTAACTAAATTAGATGGTACTGCTAAAGGCGGTGTTGTTATTGGAATTTCCGATCAATTTAAAATTCCTGTAAAATATATTGGAGTGGGAGAAGGCATTGAAGATTTACAGGTCTTCAATAAATTTGAGTTTGTAGATTCCTTTTTTAAATAATTTTAACTTTTTTTTATTACTAAATAGTACGATACGTTGTTTTAAAAGAATGATGTACTCATATATTTTCACTATTTTTAATGAAAAAAAGCTATGAATCGCATTGTATTACTATTGTTTGTAATTACTATAAGTGCTTGTAAAAGTAAAATAGAAATAAAACAAACAGATGTGTCAAATCCCGATTCGGTTAGAGTAAAAGATTTCCGCGAATTTAAAGTCTTAGATTCCAAATACATTAATACATCTCAACTCTGGGAACCTTTCAATAAAGATCTAAAAACCTTTACTGAAGAGGTCTACAACCGTTTAAAGCCTCTTATTCTTGAACAAGACATTTTAACTATCCAAAAAAATATTCAAGAGCATAAACTTACATACGAGAATTTAACTAAGTTCTATCTATATCGTATTCGAAAGTATGATAGAGAAAATAATTTGTCTTTAAATTCGGTTATTTCTCTAAATCCTTTTGTTATTAAAGAAGCAAAACAAAAAGATAAAGCATTATTAAACAGAAAGTTTAAACATGCCATTTTTGGTATGCCTATTTTATTAAAAGACAATATTAATTCCTTAAATATGCCCACAACGGCAGGTGCTGTTGTATTGCAAAATAACACAACCGACGATGCTTTTATTGTAAAACAATTAAAAAGTAACGGCGCATTAATTTTAGGAAAAGCCAATTTAAGCGAATGGGCTTATTTTTTCTGTGGCGATTGTCCAAGTGGATATAGTGCCGTTGGCGGACAAACACTTAATCCGTATGGAAGAAGATCCATCGATACTGGCGGATCGAGTTCTGGAAGTGGCGTGACAGTAGCTAGTAATTTTTGTGCGGCAGCCGTAGGTAGCGAAACTTCTGGATCTATTTTATCGCCTTCCAGCGCAAATTCTGTTGTGGGATTAAAACCAACTATTGGTTTATTAAGCAGAAGTGGGATTGTGCCAATTTCTTCAACCCTAGATACACCCGGGCCGATGACTAAAAATGTTATAGATAATGCCATTTTGTTAGATGCCATGGTGGGATTTGATGCGACCGATTCGAAATCAATAAAAATACCTCATACTTCAAATTATTTTGATGATTTAAATGAAAGTAGTTTATCGGGGAAACGTTTTGGGGCTTTTAAAAGATTAATGCAAGATTCATTATATGTTTCAGCTATAAATAAATTAAAATCTAAAGGTGCTTTGGTAATTGTAATTGATGAAGATAACATGCGATTGCCTAATTTTTTAAGACTTCTTAATCTAGACATGAAAAATGATTTGCCAGTTTATTTAAATACTTGGGCAAATAAATCGATAGAAGTAAAATCGGTTAAAGATGTTATGGCGTATAATAAAAAAGACTCCTTAAATATCATGCCTTACGGACAGTCTTTATTTAGAGGTATTATTGCCGATATGGCTACCGACACCGAATTTAAAGCCATAAAAGACACCTTAAAAACAAGTGGCAGGTTGTTTTTTGATAAACCTATGGAAACTTATAATTTAGATGGATTTTTATCTATTAATAATTACCACGCTGCTTTTGCTGCAGTTGCAGAATACCCAGCTATAACAGTTCCAATGGGGTATATGAAAAACGGCACGCCAAAAGGCTTTACATTTATTAGTAAACCTTTGTCAGAAAAGCAATTACTGCAATGGGCTTATGCTTACGAGCAAGTATCAAAAATGCGCAAAACACCTAGTAATTATAATTAAAATAACATATCAACCTAATGAAAACATATTTTATAATAGCTTTATTTTTATTGAATTATTTGAATGTTCAAGCTCAAGATGAAGCACAATGGTTACGTAATCCTTGTATTTCTCCCGATGGTTCCACCATCGTTTTTAGTTATCATGGTAACTTATATCGTGTAAGCTCAAATGGTGGCGATGCAGTTGCAATAACCACAGGCGATGCTTACGATGGGTACCCTATTTACAGTCACGATGGTAAAACAATTGCCTTTGCAAGCGACCGTTACGGGAATTTTGATGTTTTTACAATACCCGCTGAAGGAGGTTTGTCAACTAGATTAACTTTTAACAGTGCCAACGATTTCCCTAACGATTTTACAGTAGATGATCAAGAGGTGCTTTTTGGAAGCGGAAGAGAAGCTCCAGCAGCTAGTGTACGGTTTCCTTCACCCAGATTGTTTCTAAATTTGTATAAAATACCCGTTACAGGTGGGAGACCAATTTTAGTGTCGGCTGCAGGAGCAGAAAGTGCTCGATATAATAACAACGGTACAAAAATAGTATTTCAAGACAGAAAAGGTTACGAAGACGATTTACGAAAGCATCATGTATCTTCCGTAACTCGCGATATTTGGATTTTTGATGTCAACAAAAACACGTACACCCAAATAACAAATTTTGTTGGCGAAGATAGAGAGCCTGTTTTTAATAATAATGCGTCCTCTATTTATTATTTGAATGAAAAAAATGGTACTCAAAATCTGTATAAAATGGATTTAAGCTCTAAAAAAGATGTGTTACTCACTAATTTTGAAGATTTCCCAGTAAGGCATTTAAGCATTTCAAAAAACAATACGATGGCGTTCACATGGAAAGGAAGTATTTATACCTTTTCTGAAGGAAGTGAACCAAGGAAAATATCAATACGAGTAAAAGATGATTCTGCATACGAAACCATAAAAAATGTTGATATTAATGATGTAAGTGAATTTAAAGTTAGTCCAAATGGAAAAGAAATAGCCTTTGTAAACCGTGGTGAAGTTTTTGTAACAGGGGTTGATGATTCTCGCACAAAACGCATCACCAATACACCAGAGCAAGAACGCATGGTTAATTGGTCGCCAGATGGTAAAACCTTATTGTTTTCTGGTGAACGTAATAACAGTTGGAATATCTATAAAGTAACTTTAACCAGACCCGAAGAAACCTATTTTTTTGCAAGTACAACTCTTAAAACGGAGCCATTAATTGCTACATCGGCTGAGGAATATCAACCAAAATATGCACCAGATGGAAAAAAAGTAGCATATGTAAAGGATAGAAATATCTTGCAGGTTTTAGATATAGAAACCAAAAAAGAAGTTACCATACTCCCTGAAGGGCATAATTATTCTTATTCTGATGGTGATTGGGATTTTGAATGGAGTCCAGATAGTAAATGGTTGTTTGTTTCAGACCAAAAAGGCTTTGGTTTTACCAGAAATACAGCACTGCTTAAAGCAGATGGAACTGGAGATTTTATATATCCTGTGAATAGTGGTTTTGGCGAAAATGAACCACATTGGGCTTTAGATGGAAAAATGATGGTTTATGCAAGCTCCAGAGATGGTGAAAAATCTTTAGCGTATAATGGAAGTAGTGAGTCTGATATTTATGCTGTATTCTTAGACCAGAAAGCTTTCGATACTTATATATTAAGTAAGGAGGAATATGAACTTTTTAAAGAAAAGGAAAAAGAAACTAAAAAAGATTCTGAAGAAAAAGAAGACGA contains the following coding sequences:
- a CDS encoding S41 family peptidase is translated as MKTYFIIALFLLNYLNVQAQDEAQWLRNPCISPDGSTIVFSYHGNLYRVSSNGGDAVAITTGDAYDGYPIYSHDGKTIAFASDRYGNFDVFTIPAEGGLSTRLTFNSANDFPNDFTVDDQEVLFGSGREAPAASVRFPSPRLFLNLYKIPVTGGRPILVSAAGAESARYNNNGTKIVFQDRKGYEDDLRKHHVSSVTRDIWIFDVNKNTYTQITNFVGEDREPVFNNNASSIYYLNEKNGTQNLYKMDLSSKKDVLLTNFEDFPVRHLSISKNNTMAFTWKGSIYTFSEGSEPRKISIRVKDDSAYETIKNVDINDVSEFKVSPNGKEIAFVNRGEVFVTGVDDSRTKRITNTPEQERMVNWSPDGKTLLFSGERNNSWNIYKVTLTRPEETYFFASTTLKTEPLIATSAEEYQPKYAPDGKKVAYVKDRNILQVLDIETKKEVTILPEGHNYSYSDGDWDFEWSPDSKWLFVSDQKGFGFTRNTALLKADGTGDFIYPVNSGFGENEPHWALDGKMMVYASSRDGEKSLAYNGSSESDIYAVFLDQKAFDTYILSKEEYELFKEKEKETKKDSEEKEDDKKKDKKNAKDKKVEDLKINLENLDYRKIKLTINSSNISGYVLNKDASKLYYLSEFEKGYDVWVTEPRTKETKILAKLGGSPSGIQISEDNKTLFLSNNGQIIKLDADTGKTTNIKIDGDMLLDAAGERQYIFDHAWLQLKKKFYDPNIHGIDWQMYHDEYAKFLPYINNNYDFQQLLSELLGELNASHTGGRYTHRAKNADVTASLGLLFDENYTGDGIKISEVLSGGPLDNAESKIKKGAVILKINGEEIKADDNWNKYLNNINGKNILLTVKNGTTIFDEKVQPVSMRMQSELMYKRWVKLMEHKVDSLSNGKLGYVHVRGMNDGSFREVFDNVMGKNRDKKALVVDTRFNGGGWLHDDLNTFLSGNLYLKLAPQGNLLKGGESLTRWTKPSIVIMSESNYSDAFIFPYIYKQNGLGKLVGMPVPGTGTAVWWERQIDPTIVFGIPMIATIGAEGRPTENLQVNPDIEVPLPYNDFLSGKDPQLQTAVKELLSDIKE